A DNA window from Nyctibius grandis isolate bNycGra1 chromosome 25, bNycGra1.pri, whole genome shotgun sequence contains the following coding sequences:
- the DDX25 gene encoding ATP-dependent RNA helicase DDX25 isoform X3, producing the protein MAEAGDGGQWPQRLHGLVPRPRLRQPFTSRWGGRGDEEEKEEEEAERVASAETSLLNKLIRTSLVESSHHVEILQQDPSSPLFSVKTFEELPLKKELLKGVYMMGFNRPSKIQETALPIMLAYPPQNLIAQSQSGTGKTAAFILAMLSRVNAAEKYPQCLCLAPTYELALQIGDVLKAIGQFCADIEVTFAIRGNRVPRGAVLKEQIIIGTPGTMLDWCFKLRVIDFEKIHMFVLDEADIMMDTQGLSCQSTRIQRALPKSCQMLLFSATFKETVRAFASQIISDPIVIKLREEELTLSNIRQYFFVCKSLEEKYQALCNIYGSITIGQAMIFCQTRRNADWLAMAMSRDGHQVAILTAELLVAQRADVIQRFREGKEKVLIATNVCARGTCGTPRRENGASRWQRGLGRILPAPPPFFHPSSLFSLSLSLRDRRAAGHHRGELHPPHQPEEPAGFRDVPPSHRANGALREEGHRLQHGGRAECGARPADREAFPDRDQAAEPGRHG; encoded by the exons ATGGCGGAGGCGGGAGACGGCGGGCAGTGGCCGCAGCGG CTCCACGGGCTGGTCCCCCGGCCGCGCCTCCGGCAGCCCTTCACGAGCCGCTGGG GAGGCCGCGGCgatgaggaggagaaggaggaggaggaagcagagagag tGGCCTCGGCAGAAACCTCCCTGCTGAACAAGCTGATCCGCACGTCCCTCGTGGAGTCCAGCCACCACGTGGAGATCCTGCAGCAGGACCCCAGCTCCCCGCTTTTCTCCGTCAAAACCTTCGAAGAGCTGCCCCT GAAAAAGGAGCTTTTGAAGGGAGTTTACATGATGGGCTTCAACAGACCATCCAAAATCCAAGAGACGGCGCTGCCGATCATGCTGGCATACCC GCCCCAAAATCTGATTGCTCAAAGCCAGTCAGGGACAGGGAAAACGGCAGCTTTTATCTTGGCGATGTTGAGCAGAGTTAATGCCGCTGAGAAATACCCGCAG TGCCTCTGCTTGGCTCCCACCTACGAGCTGGCCCTGCAGATCGGCGACGTCCTCAAGGCGATCGGGCAGTTCTGCGCCGACATCGAGGTTACCTTCGCGATCCGGGGAAACCGAG TGCCGCGGGGCGCGGTGCTGAAGGAGCAGATCATCATCGGGACGCCGGGGACCATGCTGGATTGGTGTTTCAAACTGAGAGTCATAGACTTCGAGAAGATCCACATGTTCGTGCTGGACGAAGCCGACATCATGATGGACACGCAGGGCCTCTCCTGCCAAAGCACTCGCATCCAGAG GGCTTTACCCAAGAGCTGCCAGATGTTGCTTTTCTCAGCCACCTTCAAGGAAACCGTGCGGGCGTTCGCCAGTCAGATCATCTCTGACCCCATTGTGATCAAGCTACGCGAGGAAGAGCTCACCCTGAGCAACATCAGGCAATACTTCTTCGTGTGTAAGAGCCTGGAGGAGAAATACCAAGCGCTCTGCAACATCTACGGCAGCATCACCATCGGTCAGGCCATGATCTTCTGCCAG ACGCGGAGGAACGCGGACTGGCTGGCGATGGCCATGAGCCGAGACGGGCACCAAGTAGCCATCCTGACGGCGGAACTGCTGGTAGCCCAACGGGCCGACGTTATCCAGCGCTTCCGCGAAGGCAAGGAGAAGGTGCTCATCGCCACCAACGTCTGCGCCAGAGGTACCTGCGGGACGCCCCGGCGTGAAAACGGCGCTTCCCGGTGGCAACGGGGGCTCGGACGGatcctccccgccccgccccctttTTTCCAcccctcctctcttttttctctttctctttccctcagGGATCGACGTGCAGCAGGTCACCATCGTGGTGAACTTCACCCTCCCCACCAACCAGAGGAGCCAGCCGGATTTCGAGACGTACCTCCATCGCATCGGGCGAACGGGGCGCTTCGGGAAGAGGGGCATCGCCTTCAGCATGGTGGAAGAGCAGAATGTGGCGCTCGTCCGGCTGATCGAGAAGCATTTCC AGACCGAGATCAAGCAGCTGAACCCGGACGACATGGATGA
- the DDX25 gene encoding ATP-dependent RNA helicase DDX25 isoform X2 yields the protein MNIHEAAAMAEAGDGGQWPQRVGSGPGFPPPGLHPLPLPPPRERPLLPPQLHGLVPRPRLRQPFTSRWGGRGDEEEKEEEEAERVASAETSLLNKLIRTSLVESSHHVEILQQDPSSPLFSVKTFEELPLKKELLKGVYMMGFNRPSKIQETALPIMLAYPPQNLIAQSQSGTGKTAAFILAMLSRVNAAEKYPQCLCLAPTYELALQIGDVLKAIGQFCADIEVTFAIRGNRVPRGAVLKEQIIIGTPGTMLDWCFKLRVIDFEKIHMFVLDEADIMMDTQGLSCQSTRIQRALPKSCQMLLFSATFKETVRAFASQIISDPIVIKLREEELTLSNIRQYFFVCKSLEEKYQALCNIYGSITIGQAMIFCQTRRNADWLAMAMSRDGHQVAILTAELLVAQRADVIQRFREGKEKVLIATNVCARGIDVQQVTIVVNFTLPTNQRSQPDFETYLHRIGRTGRFGKRGIAFSMVEEQNVALVRLIEKHFQTEIKQLNPDDMDELEKIEN from the exons ATGAATATTCATGAGGCAGCTGCCATGGCGGAGGCGGGAGACGGCGGGCAGTGGCCGCAGCGGGTGGGGAGCGGGCCGGGTTTCCCTCCCCCGGGGCTtcacccccttcccctgccGCCCCCTCGGGAACGGCCTCTTCTCCCCCCGCAGCTCCACGGGCTGGTCCCCCGGCCGCGCCTCCGGCAGCCCTTCACGAGCCGCTGGG GAGGCCGCGGCgatgaggaggagaaggaggaggaggaagcagagagag tGGCCTCGGCAGAAACCTCCCTGCTGAACAAGCTGATCCGCACGTCCCTCGTGGAGTCCAGCCACCACGTGGAGATCCTGCAGCAGGACCCCAGCTCCCCGCTTTTCTCCGTCAAAACCTTCGAAGAGCTGCCCCT GAAAAAGGAGCTTTTGAAGGGAGTTTACATGATGGGCTTCAACAGACCATCCAAAATCCAAGAGACGGCGCTGCCGATCATGCTGGCATACCC GCCCCAAAATCTGATTGCTCAAAGCCAGTCAGGGACAGGGAAAACGGCAGCTTTTATCTTGGCGATGTTGAGCAGAGTTAATGCCGCTGAGAAATACCCGCAG TGCCTCTGCTTGGCTCCCACCTACGAGCTGGCCCTGCAGATCGGCGACGTCCTCAAGGCGATCGGGCAGTTCTGCGCCGACATCGAGGTTACCTTCGCGATCCGGGGAAACCGAG TGCCGCGGGGCGCGGTGCTGAAGGAGCAGATCATCATCGGGACGCCGGGGACCATGCTGGATTGGTGTTTCAAACTGAGAGTCATAGACTTCGAGAAGATCCACATGTTCGTGCTGGACGAAGCCGACATCATGATGGACACGCAGGGCCTCTCCTGCCAAAGCACTCGCATCCAGAG GGCTTTACCCAAGAGCTGCCAGATGTTGCTTTTCTCAGCCACCTTCAAGGAAACCGTGCGGGCGTTCGCCAGTCAGATCATCTCTGACCCCATTGTGATCAAGCTACGCGAGGAAGAGCTCACCCTGAGCAACATCAGGCAATACTTCTTCGTGTGTAAGAGCCTGGAGGAGAAATACCAAGCGCTCTGCAACATCTACGGCAGCATCACCATCGGTCAGGCCATGATCTTCTGCCAG ACGCGGAGGAACGCGGACTGGCTGGCGATGGCCATGAGCCGAGACGGGCACCAAGTAGCCATCCTGACGGCGGAACTGCTGGTAGCCCAACGGGCCGACGTTATCCAGCGCTTCCGCGAAGGCAAGGAGAAGGTGCTCATCGCCACCAACGTCTGCGCCAGAG GGATCGACGTGCAGCAGGTCACCATCGTGGTGAACTTCACCCTCCCCACCAACCAGAGGAGCCAGCCGGATTTCGAGACGTACCTCCATCGCATCGGGCGAACGGGGCGCTTCGGGAAGAGGGGCATCGCCTTCAGCATGGTGGAAGAGCAGAATGTGGCGCTCGTCCGGCTGATCGAGAAGCATTTCC AGACCGAGATCAAGCAGCTGAACCCGGACGACATGGATGAGCTGGAGAAGATTGAAAATTAA
- the DDX25 gene encoding ATP-dependent RNA helicase DDX25 isoform X1: protein MNIHEAAAMAEAGDGGQWPQRVGSGPGFPPPGLHPLPLPPPRERPLLPPQLHGLVPRPRLRQPFTSRWGGRGDEEEKEEEEAERVASAETSLLNKLIRTSLVESSHHVEILQQDPSSPLFSVKTFEELPLKKELLKGVYMMGFNRPSKIQETALPIMLAYPPQNLIAQSQSGTGKTAAFILAMLSRVNAAEKYPQCLCLAPTYELALQIGDVLKAIGQFCADIEVTFAIRGNRVPRGAVLKEQIIIGTPGTMLDWCFKLRVIDFEKIHMFVLDEADIMMDTQGLSCQSTRIQRALPKSCQMLLFSATFKETVRAFASQIISDPIVIKLREEELTLSNIRQYFFVCKSLEEKYQALCNIYGSITIGQAMIFCQTRRNADWLAMAMSRDGHQVAILTAELLVAQRADVIQRFREGKEKVLIATNVCARGTCGTPRRENGASRWQRGLGRILPAPPPFFHPSSLFSLSLSLRDRRAAGHHRGELHPPHQPEEPAGFRDVPPSHRANGALREEGHRLQHGGRAECGARPADREAFPDRDQAAEPGRHG, encoded by the exons ATGAATATTCATGAGGCAGCTGCCATGGCGGAGGCGGGAGACGGCGGGCAGTGGCCGCAGCGGGTGGGGAGCGGGCCGGGTTTCCCTCCCCCGGGGCTtcacccccttcccctgccGCCCCCTCGGGAACGGCCTCTTCTCCCCCCGCAGCTCCACGGGCTGGTCCCCCGGCCGCGCCTCCGGCAGCCCTTCACGAGCCGCTGGG GAGGCCGCGGCgatgaggaggagaaggaggaggaggaagcagagagag tGGCCTCGGCAGAAACCTCCCTGCTGAACAAGCTGATCCGCACGTCCCTCGTGGAGTCCAGCCACCACGTGGAGATCCTGCAGCAGGACCCCAGCTCCCCGCTTTTCTCCGTCAAAACCTTCGAAGAGCTGCCCCT GAAAAAGGAGCTTTTGAAGGGAGTTTACATGATGGGCTTCAACAGACCATCCAAAATCCAAGAGACGGCGCTGCCGATCATGCTGGCATACCC GCCCCAAAATCTGATTGCTCAAAGCCAGTCAGGGACAGGGAAAACGGCAGCTTTTATCTTGGCGATGTTGAGCAGAGTTAATGCCGCTGAGAAATACCCGCAG TGCCTCTGCTTGGCTCCCACCTACGAGCTGGCCCTGCAGATCGGCGACGTCCTCAAGGCGATCGGGCAGTTCTGCGCCGACATCGAGGTTACCTTCGCGATCCGGGGAAACCGAG TGCCGCGGGGCGCGGTGCTGAAGGAGCAGATCATCATCGGGACGCCGGGGACCATGCTGGATTGGTGTTTCAAACTGAGAGTCATAGACTTCGAGAAGATCCACATGTTCGTGCTGGACGAAGCCGACATCATGATGGACACGCAGGGCCTCTCCTGCCAAAGCACTCGCATCCAGAG GGCTTTACCCAAGAGCTGCCAGATGTTGCTTTTCTCAGCCACCTTCAAGGAAACCGTGCGGGCGTTCGCCAGTCAGATCATCTCTGACCCCATTGTGATCAAGCTACGCGAGGAAGAGCTCACCCTGAGCAACATCAGGCAATACTTCTTCGTGTGTAAGAGCCTGGAGGAGAAATACCAAGCGCTCTGCAACATCTACGGCAGCATCACCATCGGTCAGGCCATGATCTTCTGCCAG ACGCGGAGGAACGCGGACTGGCTGGCGATGGCCATGAGCCGAGACGGGCACCAAGTAGCCATCCTGACGGCGGAACTGCTGGTAGCCCAACGGGCCGACGTTATCCAGCGCTTCCGCGAAGGCAAGGAGAAGGTGCTCATCGCCACCAACGTCTGCGCCAGAGGTACCTGCGGGACGCCCCGGCGTGAAAACGGCGCTTCCCGGTGGCAACGGGGGCTCGGACGGatcctccccgccccgccccctttTTTCCAcccctcctctcttttttctctttctctttccctcagGGATCGACGTGCAGCAGGTCACCATCGTGGTGAACTTCACCCTCCCCACCAACCAGAGGAGCCAGCCGGATTTCGAGACGTACCTCCATCGCATCGGGCGAACGGGGCGCTTCGGGAAGAGGGGCATCGCCTTCAGCATGGTGGAAGAGCAGAATGTGGCGCTCGTCCGGCTGATCGAGAAGCATTTCC AGACCGAGATCAAGCAGCTGAACCCGGACGACATGGATGA
- the LOC137673550 gene encoding LOW QUALITY PROTEIN: V-set and immunoglobulin domain-containing protein 10-like 2 (The sequence of the model RefSeq protein was modified relative to this genomic sequence to represent the inferred CDS: deleted 3 bases in 2 codons) translates to MELGRAAAPWRGPWILCLLPALAGGQLVASEAAYEERTVTGVRGRAVELSCGPVAAAPPAVVFWSFAARGEGPPRAVAVGSGSEVAVAPGAGTLGRVTLRNGTLELRELRAGARGRFLCQGLFPEPGRLRVAYAAVLLRVLVPVSKPFVRPTAAAAAEGTAVALTCAVREGTEPLSFSWHHREPRGGPSVPPAGLGGSGAELRLTPANRSHAGWYACTVGNEVNNRTSEPVYLDVVYGPDEPAISVEPFSPEQGGFSAGEREDVVLSCLAPSNPPSRYVWLHNGSQVHTGQTYVIAAIARAQAGTYTCLAENTHLQTRTQATIVLTVYYPPAGSPGCSALATGDLRDVALRCRWLGGFPPARLRWVGPQEEEEEEEEGVMGMSFSMATSIQPGATTKNGSSFSCRASHPALPQGAACGTTLWVPPGSPSCVAAATKGDEYVMLRCRWEGGTPPVTLWWRDGGGQALGDPAPSAAVLVLGADGSLRGREFICATAHPLRATGTKCRLRLDVPELEAERSEVAVLEGGEARLACRRRGGGGGADLGAAVVWYDPKEREVTPGVAKYRLDWGEAWLNLTVRDAEWPGDSGTYRCAAANAVGTASLPVRLRVDRYPAPPNVTISKLRYTRARTEVRLEWRTQGAGNLTGFVVQRREAKKTPRRVPGPWETAAGDIEPHSRDRRLGGLDPAVLYAFRVLAVNHRTAGHPSEVQTPAEPPFEAYPAVMGAAVAGMLVATAASLLAVYWVARHRDALPRLHDLLFRTAGPGAQEPIGTPEDAETAASGEEGAAPAPGDSATPAQQQVTAPVGASHPPRCPSTQPVSPGALPPLAEPLSAPPDATDDPPVNVTITVTATP, encoded by the exons ATGGAGCTCGGGCGGGCAGCAGCACCGTGGAGGGGGCCCTGGATCCTCTGCCTGCTGCCGGCGCTGGCGGGGG GTCAGCTGGTGGCCAGCGAGGCGGCGTACGAGGAGCGGACGGTGACGGgggtgcggggccgggcggtGGAGCTGAGCTGCGGGCCGgtggccgcggccccgccggccgTCGTCTTCTGGAGCTTCGCGGCCAGGGGCGAGGGGCCGCCGCGGGCCGTGGCGGTGGGCTCGGGCTCGGAGGTGGCGGTGGCCCCCGGCGCGGGGACGCTGGGCCGGGTGACGCTGCGCAACGGGACGCTGGAGCTGCGGGAGCTGCGGGCGGGCGCCCGGGGCCGCTTCCTCTGCCAGGGGCTGTTCCCCGAGCCCGGGCGCCTCCGCGTCGCCTACGCTGCCGTCCTCCTGCGCGTCCTGG TGCCCGTCTCCAAGCCCTTCGTGCGGccgacggcggcggcggcggcggaggggacGGCGGTGGCCCTGACGTGCGCCGTGAGGGAGGGGACGGAGCCGCtgagcttctcctggcaccacCGGGAGCCCCGAGGGGGTCCCTCAGTGccccccgcggggctggggggctccgGGGCGGAGCTGCGCCTCACCCCCGCCAACCGTAGCCACGCGGGCTGGTACGCCTGCACCGTGGGCAACGAGGTCAACAACCGCACCAGCGAGCCCGTCTACCTGGACGTCGTCT ACGGCCCCGACGAGCCGGCCATCAGCGTGGAGCCCTTCTCCCCGGAACAGGGGGGCTTCTCGGCGGGCGAGCGGGAGGACGTGGTGCTGAGCTGCCTGGCGCCCTCCAACCCCCCCAGCCGGTACGTCTGGCTCCACAACGGCTCCCAGGTCCACACCGGCCAGACCTACGTCATCGCCGCCATCGCCCGCGCCCAGGCGGGCACCTACACCTGCCTGGCCGAAAACACCCACCTCCAAACCCGCACCCAAGCCACCATCGTCCTCACGGTCTACT ATCCACCAGCCGGGAGCCCCGGCTGCTCCGCACTGGCCACCGGTGACCTGCGGGACGTGGCCCTGCGGTGCCGTTGGCTGGGGGGCTTCCCCCCGGCACGGCTGCGCTGGGTGGGcccccaggaggaggaggaggaggaggaagagggggtgATGGGGATGAGTTTTTCCATGGCCACCAGCATCCAACCAGGGGCGACCACCAAGAACGgcagctccttctcctgccGGGCCTCCCACCCCGCGCTGCCGCAGGGGGCTGCCTGCGGGACCACCCTGT GGGTCCCGCCCGGCAGCCCCTCCTGCGTGGCGGCGGCCACCAAGGGGGACGAGTACGTGATGCTGCGGTGCCGGTGGGAGGGGGGGACGCCGCCGGTGACCCTGTGGTGGCGGGACGGCGGGGGCCAGGCGCTGGGTGACCCCGCGCCCTCCGCTGCCGTCCTGGTGCTGGGCGCCGACGGCAGCTTGAGGGGCCGGGAGTTCATCTGCGCCACCGCCCACCCGCTCCGGGCCACCGGCACCAAGTGCCGCCTCCGGCTGG ATGTCCCCGAGCTGGAGGCGGAGAGGAGCGAGGTGGCGGTGCTGGAGGGCGGCGAGGCGCGGTTGGCGTGCCGGCGacgcggcggtggcggcggtgCCGATTTGGGTGCCGCCGTGGTCTGGTACGACCCCAAAGAGCGGGAGGTGACACCGGGGGTGGCCAAGTACCGGTTGGACTGGGGAGAAGCGTGGCTCAACCTCACCGTCCGGGACGCCGAGTGGCCCGGGGACAGCGGGACCTACCGCTGCGCCGCGGCCAACGCCGTGGGCACCGCCAGCCTCCCCGTCCGCCTCCGCGTGGACC GGTACCCGGCCCCCCCCAACGTCACCATCAGCAAGCTGCGGTACACGCGT GCGCGCACCGAGGTGCGGCTGGAGTGGCGGACGCAGGGCGCCGGGAACCTCACCGGCTTCGTGGTCCAGCGGCGC GAAGCCAAGAAAACCCCTCGGCGGGTCCCGGGCCCCTGGGAAACGGCCGCCGGTGACATCGAGCCCCACTCCCGCGACCGGCGCCTGGGGGGGCTGGACCCGGCCGTGCTCTACGCTTTCCGCGTCCTGGCTGTCAACCACCGCACGGCCGGGCACCCCTCCGAGGTGCAGACGCCAG CCGAGCCTCCCTTCGAGGCCTACCCAGCAGTGATGGGGGCAGCGGTGGCGGGGATGCTGGTGGCCACCGCGGCGTCACTCCTGGCCGTGTACTGGGTTGCCCGCCACCGGGACGCCCTCCCAC ggctgcacgACCTGCTCTTCCGCAC GGCTGGCCCCGGCGCCCAGGAGCCCATCGGCACACCGGAGGATGCCGAAACAGCCGCaagtggggaggagggagcagcaccGGCACCGGGAGACTCGGCCACCCCGGCCCAGCAGCAGGTAACAGCACCCGTGGGGGCGAGTCACCCGCCCCggtgccccagcacccagccgGTGTCACCGGGGGCTCTCCCACCCCTCGCAGAGCCGCTCTCAGCACCGCCCGATGCCACCGACGACCCACCGGTTAACGTCACCATCACCGTGACGGCGACGCCGTGA
- the PUS3 gene encoding tRNA pseudouridine(38/39) synthase isoform X1, with amino-acid sequence MGRALPGQRYRYRRRRGLQTPGSETAAMAEGSVATDRERLLRRVQELEEEVKRLQEKLGEDKEGAGRREAPSASGKAKKRSQRPFDFGAYGRRHVALKLAYLGWGYQGFASQENTSNTIEEKLFEALKKTRLVDDRQTSNYHRCGRTDKGVSAFGQVISLDLRSNLSEGKKLNGHKGDSEGKSEGEEEEEELHYTHILNRVLPPDIRALAWAPVEPDFSARFSCLKRTYRYFFPCADLDVALMHAAAQRYVGTHDFRNLCKMDVANGVVNFQRTILSAGVTWVEGEGGTELQDPFRLCQFEVMGQAFLYHQVRCMMAILFLIGQRMESPEIIDELLDVEKNPRKPQYSMAVEFPLVLYDCEFENLRWLYDRDVQEFNVTHLQQLWANHAVKTQVLRSMLGGLDGAPVATGKSKGPGTSTTVLWGEVKPPLCRQVSGFVEGVKARTYKPLLARPKCEGLEARIRHFVRRGRIETPRGLEVAGEGEEQPPKRVCVDME; translated from the exons ATGGGGCGGGCGCTTCCGGGTCAGCGGTACCGGTACCGGCGCCGCCGCGGCCTGCAG ACCCCCGGCTCCGAGACGGCGGCTATGGCCGAGGGGAGCGTGGCTACAGATCGAGAGCGACTCCTGAGGAGGGTGCaggagctggaagaggaggTGAAGCGGCTGCAGGAGAAGCTCGGCGAGGACAAGGAAGGcgctgggagaagagaagctccttcagcctctggGAAAGCCAAGAAACGCTCCCAACGCCCCTTCGATTTTGGCGCCTACGGCCGCAGGCACGTGGCGCTGAAGCTCGCCTACCTGGGCTGGGGCTACCAGGGCTTTGCCAGCCAGGAGAACACCAGCAACACCATCGAAGAGAAACTCTTTGAAGCTTTGAAGAAGACGCGGCTCGTAGACGACAGACAGACCTCCAACTACCACCGCTGCGGGCGCACGGACAAAGGGGTCAGCGCCTTTGGCCAG GTGATCTCCTTAGATCTCCGCTCGAACCTGTCGGAGGGGAAGAAGCTAAACGGCCACAAAGGTGACTCGGAAGGCAAGAgcgagggggaggaggaggaggaagagctccATTACACCCATATTCTCAACAGGGTGCTCCCACCTGACATCCGGGCGCTGGCCTGGGCCCCCGTGGAGCCCGATTTCAGCGCCCGGTTCAGCTGTCTCAAGAGAACCTATCGGTACTTCTTCCCCTGCGCCGACCTGGACGTGGCCCTCATGCACGCCGCTGCCCAGAGGTACGTGGGGACGCACGATTTCCGTAACCTGTGTAAGATGGACGTGGCCAACGGGGTGGTCAACTTCCAGAGAACGATTCTCAGCGCCGGAGTGACGTgggtggagggagaaggaggaaccGAGCTGCAGGATCCCTTCCGCCTGTGCCAGTTTGAGGTGATGGGACAAGCATTCCTCTACCACCAAGTCCGCTGCATGATggccatcctcttcctcatcgGCCAGAGGATGGAGAGCCCCGAAATCATCGACGAGCTGCTGGATGTGGAGAAAAACCCCCGAAAGCCACAGTACAG CATGGCAGTCGAGTTTCCCCTCGTCCTGTACGACTGCGAGTTCGAAAACCTTCGGTGGCTTTACGACCGTGACGTGCAGGAGTTCAACGTTAcccacctgcagcagctctgggccaACCACGCCGTCAAAACTCAAGTGCTACGGAGCATGTTAGGAGGGCTGGATGGTGCTCCTGTGGCTACTGGGAAAAGTAAAG GTCCAGGGACCAGCACGACCGTCCTCTGGGGAGAGGTGAAGCCTCCGCTCTGCAGGCAGGTCAGCGGCTTCGTGGAAGGCGTCAAAGCCCGCACCTACAAGCCTTTACTGGCCCGCCCCAAGTGCGAGGGGCTGGAGGCCCGGATCCGTCACTTTGTGCGCAGGGGCCGCATCGAGACCCCCCGGGGCCTGGAGGTGgcgggggaaggagaggagcagccTCCCAAGCGGGTCTGTGTGGACATGGAGTGA
- the HYLS1 gene encoding centriolar and ciliogenesis-associated protein HYLS1 codes for MEEMTGADNEEQWATAPALSQRGGGKERARPCADPYVKASFLSGAHQAPVTFSEELTATRRLVMKRKVLRHRPDGGVEVFDESVCREPKVWKPRLQLRNVPDDSISEGEIETSSSSSHDESSHRWPHGDTPSFLLEDFSSQRSSAATEQPKSFIPPQFVPLGQNWGKTDRVARYFEYKREWERFGIPGEDQHLELRWAIRQQMLCQPELSTKPRHLYAPNLYVVPTEKKRAALRWAVRWDLAQGFLPRKNIS; via the coding sequence ATGGAGGAGATGACGGGAGCGGACAATGAGGAGCAGTGGGCGACCGCGCCAGCCCTGAGCCAGCGAGGAGGCGGCAAGGAGCGAGCGCGTCCCTGTGCCGATCCCTATGTGAAGGCCTCCTTCCTTTCGGGGGCACACCAAGCCCCCGTGACGTTCTCCGAGGAGCTGACGGCAACCAGGAGGTTGGTGATGAAAAGGAAAGTGCTGAGGCACAGACCCGACGGAGGAGTAGAGGTCTTTGATGAGTCGGTGTGCAGAGAGCCAAAGGTTTGGAAGCCAAGGCTGCAGCTGAGGAACGTTCCAGATGACAGCATCTCCGAGGGGGAAATAGAGAcgagcagcagctcctcccaTGATGAATCGTCTCACCGGTGGCCCCATGGGGAcactccttcctttctcctcgAGGATTTCAGCAGCCAGCGCTCTTCCGCTGCGACAGAACAACCCAAGTCCTTCATTCCCCCGCAGTTCGTACCGTTGGGTCAAAACTGGGGCAAAACCGACCGAGTGGCCAGATATTTTGAATATAAACGGGAATGGGAAAGATTCGGAATCCCGGGAGAAGATCAACACCTAGAACTGCGCTGGGCTATCCGGCAACAAATGCTCTGCCAACCTGAGCTGTCCACCAAGCCGCGGCACCTCTACGCCCCCAACCTTTACGTCGTACCCACCGAGAAGAAAAGAGCCGCCCTACGCTGGGCGGTGCGCTGGGACCTGGCCCAGGGCTTCCTCCCCAGAAAAAACATCTCCTAG